A genomic window from Punica granatum isolate Tunisia-2019 chromosome 2, ASM765513v2, whole genome shotgun sequence includes:
- the LOC116196938 gene encoding WRKY transcription factor WRKY51-like — protein MAVDFVKFSLMDDRRAIEEAASAGLKSMEHLIHILSAPAVQHQHHISRPASSGGQVDCSQLTDFTVSKFKQVISLLNRTGHARFRRAPVQIVSRVEPVALARPVIDLNLEAEPKPETESFSRVEKECFSLSQPVSSSATSSSFLSTITGDGSVSNGKVGAALAAAAAPAFSAGKPPLSSGHRKKCHEHALSVGGGRISSSTSAGRCHCSKRRKHRVKRTIRVPAISSKNADIPPDEFSWRKYGQKPIKGSPFPRGYYKCSSVRGCPARKHVERAQDDPTMLIVTYEGEHRHTGNPSNSFAQVPEAPPPAAATTGVTLLFQPS, from the exons ATGGCCGTTGATTTTGTCAAGTTCTCCCTGATGGACGATCGGAGGGCGATCGAGGAGGCCGCATCGGCCGGCTTAAAGAGCATGGAGCACCTCATCCACATCCTCTCTGCCCCCGCCGTCCAACACCAACACCACATTAGTCGCCCGGCGAGCAGCGGCGGCCAAGTCGACTGCTCTCAGCTCACCGACTTCACCGTCTCCAAGTTCAAACAGGTCATTTCCCTGCTGAACCGGACCGGCCACGCCCGGTTCCGCCGCGCCCCAGTCCAGATCGTCTCCCGGGTCGAGCCCGTTGCCCTTGCCCGTCCCGTCATAGACCTGAACCTCGAGGCGGAGCCCAAGCCGGAGACGGAGAGTTTCTCCCGGGTCGAGAAGGAATGCTTCAGCCTCTCGCAGCCGGTATCCTCCTCGGCGACCTCGTCGTCATTCCTGTCGACGATCACGGGAGACGGGAGCGTGTCGAACGGGAAGGTGGGGGCTGCCCTGGCCGCAGCTGCCGCGCCTGCCTTCTCCGCCGGGAAGCCTCCGCTGTCTTCCGGCCATCGGAAGAAGTGCCACGAGCACGCGCTCTCTGTCGGAGGCGGCAGGATCTCCTCCTCTACCTCCGCCGGGCGGTGCCACTGCTCCAAGAGAAG AAAACATCGGGTGAAGAGGACGATAAGGGTGCCGGCGATAAGCTCGAAGAACGCCGACATACCGCCGGACGAATTCTCTTGGAGGAAGTACGGCCAGAAGCCGATCAAGGGCTCTCCGTTCCCTAG GGGCTACTACAAGTGCAGTAGCGTGAGGGGCTGTCCGGCGAGGAAGCACGTGGAGCGGGCCCAGGACGACCCGACGATGTTGATCGTCACCTACGAGGGCGAGCACCGCCACACCGGCAACCCTTCCAACTCCTTCGCCCAGGTGCCCGAGGCGCCGCCGCCCGCCGCGGCCACCACCGGCGTCACCCTCCTGTTTCAGCCCTCCTGA